Proteins encoded in a region of the Pseudothermotoga elfii DSM 9442 = NBRC 107921 genome:
- the amrA gene encoding AmmeMemoRadiSam system protein A: protein MKGEHPYVKWAIKSIEAWLKEKRLLNPLKDGAPVELLKRRAGAFVSLHKLDGSLRGCIGTYVPTKENLAEEIRDNAIAAAVEDPRFLPVSTNELDDIKVSVDILSEPEEVSGINQLDPKKYGIIVAKGYRRGLLLPDLEGIDTVQEQLKIARRKAGILDNEKITVYRFTVERFY, encoded by the coding sequence ATGAAAGGAGAACATCCTTATGTTAAGTGGGCCATAAAAAGCATTGAGGCATGGTTGAAAGAGAAAAGATTGCTGAACCCACTTAAAGATGGTGCACCTGTGGAATTACTGAAAAGAAGAGCGGGTGCTTTTGTTAGCCTCCATAAATTGGATGGATCTCTCAGAGGGTGTATAGGAACATATGTTCCGACGAAAGAAAATCTTGCTGAAGAAATAAGGGATAATGCAATTGCTGCAGCAGTGGAAGACCCTCGCTTTCTTCCAGTTAGCACAAATGAGCTTGATGATATTAAAGTAAGTGTTGATATATTGAGCGAACCTGAAGAGGTGTCGGGTATAAACCAGCTTGACCCTAAGAAATATGGCATTATAGTTGCGAAAGGATATCGAAGGGGTCTTCTGTTACCTGATTTAGAGGGTATCGATACTGTTCAGGAACAATTAAAAATAGCCAGGAGAAAAGCGGGCATTCTGGATAATGAGAAAATTACCGTATACCGTTTTACAGTTGAAAGGTTTTATTAA
- a CDS encoding NusG domain II-containing protein has protein sequence MSRRNKFFRKADFLVILVILLIIVISFFVKDKNSSQVEVWKNGEIAMVIKQAGEYELREGDNHLMNIYFDGKTVFVKNSSCSLKICEKTGKVGPGGVIICVPNRVLIKFSGKMPKADVITW, from the coding sequence ATGAGCAGGCGAAATAAGTTTTTCAGAAAAGCAGATTTTCTTGTAATATTGGTAATTTTGCTGATAATTGTTATCAGTTTTTTTGTTAAGGATAAAAATTCCTCGCAAGTAGAGGTATGGAAAAATGGAGAGATCGCGATGGTAATCAAACAGGCAGGGGAATACGAGCTCAGAGAAGGTGATAATCATTTGATGAACATATATTTTGACGGGAAGACGGTCTTTGTCAAGAATAGTTCATGCTCATTGAAAATTTGTGAAAAAACTGGAAAAGTTGGACCTGGTGGGGTTATCATATGTGTTCCGAACAGGGTTCTAATAAAGTTCAGTGGTAAAATGCCAAAGGCGGATGTGATAACTTGGTGA
- a CDS encoding FAD:protein FMN transferase, with product MRKKDRESFLRTNRLLFILLFVGLAIIFSLTAAVFVRSQHNYYEYDGFTLGTYCRIVVSSKKGSKSLAEIMFDEMDRIYKKYNLNDENSFLSKINTSKDWVDLDEETFVLLDAAVKFSEITSGAFDPALGNLIELWGFNKIAEHSPETVPSKFDIAETLKKSGVRNVELDRNTRRIRLLNGVKLDLGGIAKGYALDRAYQIAKEIDPECTGFVEAGGDIRILGPKFGSRPWVVGVKDPRKADSVVTYLYLTEGAVATSGDYERYFILDNVRYHHILSPETGYPAQGAQSATVVAKDAVTADALSTAAFVMAKDWEYVVLEYPKFGGSVLIITEDGSVCRSPSMRVYEQAK from the coding sequence ATGCGGAAAAAAGATCGCGAAAGTTTTTTAAGAACAAATCGTTTGTTGTTTATTCTTCTTTTCGTTGGTCTGGCGATAATCTTTTCCTTAACTGCCGCAGTCTTTGTCAGATCACAGCACAACTATTATGAGTACGATGGCTTTACGCTTGGAACCTACTGCAGAATCGTTGTTTCGTCGAAAAAAGGCTCAAAATCCCTTGCGGAAATCATGTTTGATGAGATGGACAGAATTTATAAAAAATACAACCTGAATGATGAAAATAGTTTCTTGAGTAAAATAAACACTTCCAAAGATTGGGTTGACCTTGACGAGGAAACATTTGTTCTTCTTGATGCTGCTGTCAAATTTTCGGAAATAACCAGTGGGGCGTTTGACCCTGCTCTTGGAAATCTAATAGAGCTCTGGGGATTCAACAAAATAGCTGAACATTCACCAGAGACTGTACCATCAAAATTTGATATAGCTGAAACATTGAAAAAATCAGGGGTAAGAAACGTAGAATTAGACCGGAACACAAGGAGAATAAGGTTGCTGAATGGTGTCAAGCTTGATCTTGGAGGGATAGCTAAGGGTTATGCCCTTGATAGGGCATATCAGATAGCGAAAGAAATTGATCCGGAGTGTACGGGTTTTGTTGAAGCCGGGGGCGATATTAGAATACTTGGGCCAAAATTTGGATCTCGACCATGGGTTGTTGGTGTGAAAGATCCGCGGAAAGCAGACTCGGTGGTAACGTACCTTTATTTGACAGAAGGTGCTGTTGCCACTTCTGGCGATTACGAGAGATACTTTATTTTGGACAACGTGAGGTATCATCATATTCTTTCACCTGAAACAGGTTATCCTGCACAGGGTGCTCAATCAGCAACCGTTGTTGCAAAAGACGCGGTAACAGCTGATGCACTTTCAACGGCTGCTTTTGTCATGGCGAAAGACTGGGAGTACGTAGTCCTGGAATATCCAAAATTTGGAGGAAGTGTTTTGATAATAACAGAGGATGGATCTGTGTGCAGATCACCTTCAATGAGAGTATATGAGCAGGCGAAATAA
- the amrS gene encoding AmmeMemoRadiSam system radical SAM enzyme: MQKMALYFTSLSDEKIKCELCPHHCVLENGQIGFCLTRKNKEGIMELLNYGQITSICVDPIEKKPLFHFNPGEKILSVGTFGCNMKCAFCQNWEISQQPAPTRRVLPEQLVSIALERGSRGIAYTYNEPFVWFEFVLDTSRIASKEGLYNVLVTNGLVEEDPLSLLIQSIHAINVDLKAFEEETYRRLGGDLNTVKRTIKVAVEAGIHVEITTLIVPGISDDMEHLEEEFKWLASLDKSLPLHLSRYFPNYRMSNPATSNSKLIEAYNLARQYLDYVYIGNLWDSNYESTVCPSCGTLVVRRDRYEIQNEGLDREGRCKKCGKKIAKVF, encoded by the coding sequence GTGCAAAAAATGGCGTTGTATTTTACCAGTCTTTCAGATGAAAAAATTAAATGCGAACTTTGTCCCCATCATTGTGTTTTGGAGAATGGGCAGATCGGTTTTTGCCTGACCAGAAAAAATAAGGAAGGGATTATGGAGTTATTGAATTATGGTCAGATTACGTCTATTTGCGTGGATCCAATAGAGAAGAAACCGTTATTTCATTTCAATCCAGGGGAGAAGATCTTATCTGTTGGAACCTTTGGCTGCAACATGAAATGTGCTTTTTGTCAAAATTGGGAAATATCCCAGCAACCGGCTCCAACTCGCCGGGTTCTTCCTGAACAGCTTGTCTCCATAGCTCTGGAGAGAGGTTCTCGTGGTATAGCCTATACTTACAATGAGCCATTCGTTTGGTTTGAATTTGTTCTCGATACGTCCAGAATAGCTTCCAAGGAAGGTTTGTATAACGTTTTAGTCACGAATGGGCTTGTAGAAGAAGACCCTCTCAGCCTGTTGATACAATCAATTCATGCCATAAATGTTGATCTCAAAGCTTTCGAGGAAGAAACTTACCGTCGTCTCGGGGGAGATTTGAACACTGTTAAGAGGACCATAAAAGTAGCTGTTGAGGCAGGTATACATGTTGAGATAACTACACTGATTGTACCAGGAATCAGTGACGACATGGAACATCTTGAGGAAGAATTCAAATGGCTGGCAAGTTTAGATAAATCTTTGCCTCTTCATTTATCTCGTTATTTTCCAAACTATAGAATGAGCAATCCTGCCACATCAAATTCAAAACTTATTGAGGCCTATAACCTGGCGCGACAGTATCTGGATTATGTTTATATAGGAAATCTTTGGGATTCAAATTACGAAAGCACGGTTTGCCCTTCGTGTGGGACCCTCGTAGTCAGGCGTGATAGGTATGAGATTCAAAACGAAGGTTTAGATCGAGAAGGCAGGTGCAAAAAATGCGGAAAAAAGATCGCGAAAGTTTTTTAA